In the genome of Streptomyces lydicus, the window ATCGTCGGGGTGCTGGTGACGTCCTTGACCGCGCTGAAGGCGTCGGACATCTCCATCGCCCACCGGTCGTACGTGCCCGACTTGACGGCCTTCTGGAAGGCCGCGTTGCCCTTGAGCGCCGGGATGGTGTCGGCGACCTTGATCAGGTAGCTGTCGTCGGCGAACTTGTCCGGGCCGGTCTCGTCCGGGTGGAACTCCTTCGAGTACAGCGCGTACTTGTACTTCAGGAAGGCGTCCGGGCTGACGTCGAGGGCGGCGCCCAGTGCGCTCAGCGCGTTCTTGGAGCCGGTGCCCTTGAGGTTGGCGTCGAGGAAGGTGCCCAGGTGGTAGGACGCCTTGTACTTGCCGTCCTTGATGTCCTTCTCGACGGTGGCGCCCACCGTCTGCTCGAAGGCCGCGCAGCCGGGGCAGCGCGGGTCCTCGAAGAGGTTCAGGGTGTTCTTGGCGTCCTTCTTGCCGACGACGACCGTGGTGCCGTTCTTGCCGCTGGTGTTGTGGGGCTTGGTCAGCGGGGCCTTCGCGGCCTTCGCCCAGTCGGTGCTGTCCCCGGCGGACGCGGAGCCGCTGCCGCCGTCCATGGAGGAGACCGCCACCCCGATACCGCCGGCGATCGCCAGGACGCCGACGATCGCACCGCCGACGATCAGCTGCCGGCGGATCTTGTCCTTCTTCGCCTGCCGCTCACGCTCGGCGCGCAGCCGCTCGCGCGCTGCCTGCTTGTTGGCCTGGTTGTTGCGGTTGCTCATGGCTGTTTCCTGCTCTGTGAAGATCCGTGAGACGGGAGATAGTGCGGTCGACGGCGTACGCACCTGGTGCGGGCGTACGCGGGCCGCGCGGCCGAAGGTCTACGCGGCCAGTGCGCAGGGCGGTCCACGGCGCACGACGCAGTGCACGAGCAGGGGGACGGCGCGGGCGGGGCGCCCGGGCCGTACGGGGGCGGGCACCGGGCGGCGCGGTGCGGCGCCGGCGACGACGACCGCGACGGCGATCAGCAGCGGGCGGAAGGCGAAGCCCGCGACCGCGCCCAGCAGCTGGTGCAGCGCTCGTTCGCCGCGGCGCAGCCAGCCCGCCGCCAGCAGTCCGGTGCCCACATGCGCCGCGAGCAGGACGAGCCAGGTGACCACGGGCGCGGTGTCCTGGGGCGACAGCCGTGCGAGCGGCGCACCGACGGGGTCGCCGCCGCACAGCAGATCCACGCCCAGTGAGCGCAGCGGACCGGCGACCGGGCCGCCGGCCGCTCCGTAACAGGTGTGCTGCCCCACGCTGAAGGCCAGATCGGCGGCCAGCTCCAGGGGGACCAGCAGCGACGCGATCCGCCAGAAGCCGCGCTCCCGGCCGGCCAGCGCATAGGCGAGGGCGAACACGGCGGCGCTGAGCGCGGTGACCAGGCTCAGCGGCAGCGGCATACGGGACAGCAGGACGTGCGACCCCGCGGAGAGCGTCACGCACAGCGCCGTGAAAAGCGCCGCGCGCAGTGCCCGCAGGTGTGCCGCCGAGATGTCCATTGCAGCCGAGTGTGCCATGGGCCGGGATAAGCGGCGGCTAAGGGGGTCCGAAGCCGTACGCACCGGTGCATACGGTGCGTACGGCATGCGGCGGCGCTCCCAGTGCTGCCCGCCTTTGAGGTCCGGGACCGGTCCCGCAGAACCGGAATCCGCCCTACAGTCCCGGGATCTGCCCGTTGCGGAAGAGGTCCACGAAGATCTGGTGGTCATGACGGGCGCGGGCGCCGTAGGAGTGCGCGAAGTCGACCAGCAACGAGGCGAAGCCGTCCTCGTCGGCGGCGATGGCCGCGTCGATGGCCCGCTCCGTCGAGAACGGCACCAGCGAGTGGCCGCTCTCGTCGTCCGCGGCGGCGTGCATGGTCGCGGTGGCCCGGCCCAGGTCGGCGACCACGGCCGCGATCTCCTCCGGGTCGTCGATGTCCGACCAGTCCAGGTCGACCGCGTACGGCGAGATCTCGGCGACCAGCTGGCCCGCGCCGTCCAGTTCGGTCCAGCCCAGCCACGGGTCGGCGTGGTCCTGCAGGGCACGCTGCGAGATCACCGTGCGGTGGCCCTCGTGCTGGAAGTAGCCGCGGACCGCGGGGTCGGTGATGTGCCGGGAGACGGCCGGGGTCTGGGCCTGCTTCATGTAGATCACCACATCGTTCTCCAGGGCGTCGCTGTTGCCCTCGAGCAGGATGTTGTACGACGGCAGACCGGCCGAGCCGATGCCGATGCCGCGGCGGCCCACCACGTCCTTGACGCGGTAGGAGTCCGGGCGGTCCAGGCTCGACTCCGGCAGCGTCTCCAGATAGCCGTCGAAGGCGGCGAGGACCTTGTAGCGGGTCGCCGCGTCCAGTTCGACGCTGCCGCCGCCCGGAGCGAAGCGGCGCTCGAAGTCGCGGATCTCCGTCATCGAGTCCAGCAGTCCGAACCGGGTCAGCGAGCGGGCGTCGCGCAGCGCGCCGAGCAGCGGGCCCTCGGCGGTGTCCAGGGTGAAGGGCGGCAGCTCGTCCCGGTCGGAGCTCTTCGTCCCCGAGGCCAGCGCGTGGATGCGCTCCCGGTAGGCGGCGGCGTAGGTGCGCACCAGGTCGGTGATCTGCTTGTCGCTGAGCGCCTTGGCGTAGCCGATCAGCGCGACCGAGGCGGCGAACCGCTTGAGGTCCCAGGTGAACGGCCCGACGTACGCCTCGTCGAAGTCGTTGACGTTGAAGATCAGCCGGCCCGTGGAGTCCATGTACGTGCCGAAGTTCTCGGCGTGCAGATCGCCGTGGATCCACACCCGGCCGGTCTGCTCGTCCAGATACGGGCCGCCGTCCCTGCCGTCGTCGTCCCGCGCGGCCTCCAGGTCCCGGTAGAACAGGCAGGCCGTGCCCCGGTAGAAGGCGAAGGCGGAGGCGGCCATCTTCCGGAATTTCACACGGAAGGCTGCGGGGTCGGCGGCGAGCAGCTCCCCGAAGGCGGTGTCGAAGACGGCGAGGATTTCCTCGCCGCGCTGCTCGGCGTCCTGCGCCGGGGCGTGCTGGGACGGCATCGCTGGGTGCCTCCTGAGATGCGGAAGGGGTACGGAGATCCGTGGCGGAACCCGTCGCGGATCTGCCACTGACAACGCGCGAGGCTACTCGTCGGTGCCCGCCGATTGTCAGTCGGGAGTCGTAGACTTCGAGACCGTCTCACCCGTCCGCCGCCGACCGCGCACCGGTCGTCCGGCCGCCGTCCCCCGCAAAGGCGCTTCGCGCCGTTTCGTCCTTCCGGAGGTCCCCCGCCGTGGCAGCCCCGTCCAGGCCCCCCTTCACGCACCTGCATGTCCACACCCAGTACTCACTGCTGGACGGTGCGGCGCGGCTGTCGGACATGTTCAAGGCGTGCAACGAGATGGACATGACGCATATCGCCATGTCCGACCACGGCAACCTCCACGGTGCCTACGACTTCTTCCACTCGGCGCAGAAGGCCGGGGTGACGCCGATCATCGGCATCGAGGCGTATGTGGCGCCGGAGTCGCGGCGGCTCAAGCGCAAGGTCCAGTGGGGCCAGCCGCACCAGAAGCGCGATGACGTCTCCGGTTCCGGTGGTTACACCCACAAGACGATCTGGGCGGCGAACAAGACCGGTCTGCACAACCTCTTCCGGCTGTCCTCGGACGCGTACGCCGAGGGCTGGCTGCAGAAGTGGCCGCGGATGGACAAGGAGACCATCGCCCAGTGGTCCGAGGGCCTGATCGCCTCCACCGGCTGCCCCTCCGGTGAGCTGCAGACCCGGCTGCGGCTCGGCCAGTTCGACGAGGCGCTGAAGTCCGCCTCCGAGTACCAGGACATCTTCGGCAAGGACCGGTATTTCCTGGAGCTGATGGACCACGGCATCGAGATCGAGCGCCGGGTCCGCGACGGCCTGCTGGAGATCGGCAAGAAGCTCGACATCCCCCCGCTGGTCACCAACGACTCGCACTACACCTACGCCCACGAGTCCACGGCGCACGACGCCCTGCTGTGCATCCAGACCGGCAAGAACCTCTCCGACCCGGACCGCTTCCGCTTCGACGGCACCGGCTACTACCTCAAGTCCACCGACGAGATGTACGCCATCGACTCCTCGGACGCCTGGCAGCAGGGCTGCGCCAACACCTTCCTGGTGGCCGAGCAGATCGACACCAGCGGGATGTTCGAGAAGCGCGACCTGATGCCGAAGTTCGACATCCCCCAGGGCTTCACCGAGGTCACCTGGTTCCAGGAGGAGGTCCGGGTCGGCATGCAGCGCCGCTTCCCGGACGGGGTCCCCGAGGACCGGCAGAAGCAGGCCGAGTACGAGATGGACATCATCATCCAGATGGGGTTCCCCGGCTACTTCCTCGTCGTCGCGGACTTCATCATGTGGGCCAAGAACAACGGCATCGCGGTCGGGCCCGGCCGTGGCTCCGCGGCCGGCTCGATCGTGGCGTACGCCATGGGCATCACCGACCTCGACCCGATCACCCACGGGCTGATCTTCGAGCGGTTCCTCAACCCCGAGCGTGTCTCCATGCCCGATGTCGACATCGACTTCGACGAGCGCAGGCGCGTCGAAGTCATCCGGTATGTCACGGAAAAGTACGGCGCCGACAAGGTCGCCATGATCGGCACCTACGGCAAGATCAAGGCCAAGAACGCCATCAAGGACTCCGCGCGCGTCCTGGGCTATCCGTACGCCATGGGCGACCGCCTCACCAAGGCCATGCCCGCCGACGTCCTCGGCAAGGGCATCGACCTCAGCGGCATCACCGACCCCCAGCACCCGCGCTACAGCGAGGCGGGCGAGATCCGGGGGATGTACGAGAACGAACCGGACGTGAAGAAGGTCATCGACACCGCCAAGGGCGTCGAGGGCCTGGTCCGGCAGATGGGTGTGCACGCGGCCGGCGTGATCATGTCCAGCGAGCCCATCGTCGACCACGCCCCGGTCTGGGTCCGGCACACCGACAACGTCACCATCACGCAGTGGGACTACCCCCAGTGCGAGTCGCTGGGCCTGCTCAAGATGGACTTCCTGGGCCTGCGCAACCTGACCATCATGGACGACGCCGTCAAGATGGTGCGGAAGAACAAGGGCGTCGAGCTGGAGATGCTCACCGTCCCGCTGGACGACCCCAAGACGTACGAAATGCTCTGCCGCGGTGACACGCTCGGCGTCTTCCAGTTCGACGGCGGCCCGATGCGCTCGCTGCTGCGGCTGATGAAGCCCGACAACTTCGAGGACATTTCCGCCGTCTCGGCGCTGTACCGCCCGGGCCCCATGGGCATGGACTCGCACACCAACTACGCGCTGCGCAAGAACGGCCTCCAGGAGATCACCCCGATCCACCCGGAGCTGGAGGAGCCCCTCAAGGAGGTCCTCGGCCTCACCCACGGCCTCATCGTCTACCAGGAGCAGGTGCAGAAGGCCGCCCAGATCATCGCCGGGTACTCCCTCGGCGAGGCCGACATCCTCCGCCGCGTCATGGGCAAGAAGAAGCCCGAGGAGCTGGCGAAGAACTTCGTCCTCTTCCAGGAGGGCGCCCGCAAGAACGGCTTCTCCGACCAGGCCATCCAGGCCCTGTGGGACGTCCTGGTCCCCTTCGCCGGCTACGCCTTCAACAAGGCGCACTCCTCCGCGTACGGCCTGGTCACCTACTGGACCGCCTACCTCAAGGCCAATTACCCGGCCGAGTACATGTCCGCGCTGCTGACCTCCGTGCGCGACGACAAGGACAAGTCGGCGGTCTATCTGAACGAATGCCGCCGCATGGGCATCAAGGTGCTGCCGCCGAACGTCAACGAGTCCGAGGCCAACTTCGCCGCCCAGGGCGACGATGTGATCCTCTTCGGCCTCACCGCGGTCCGTAACGTCGGGCAGAACGTCGTCGACTCGATCATCCGCTGCCGCAAGGCGAAGGGAAAGTACCTCTCCTTCCCCGACTACCTCGACAAGGTCGACGCGGTCGTCTGCAACAAGCGCACCACCGAATCGCTGATCAAGGCCGGTGCCTTCGACGAGATGGGCCACACCCGCAAGGGCCTGACGGCGCACTACGAACCGATGATCGACAACGTCGTCCAGGTCAAGCGCAAGGAGGCCGAGGGGCAGTTCGACCTCTTCGGCGGCATGGGCGACGACAGTGCGGACGAGGGGCCCGGCTTCGGGCTGGACATCGAGTTCTCGGACATCGAGTGGGACAAGACCTATCTCCTCGCCCAGGAGCGCGAGATGCTGGGCCTCTACGTCTCCGACCACCCGCTCTTCGGCCTGGAACACGTGCTGTCCGACAAGGCGGACGCCGCCATCGCCCAGCTGACCGGCGGTGACTACTCCGACGGTTCGATCGTCACCATCGGCGGCATCATCTCCGGCCTGCAGCGCAAGATGACCAAGCAGGGCAACGCCTGGGCGATCGCCACCGTCGAGGACCTGGCCGGCTCCATCGACTGCATGTTCTTCCCGGCGACCTACCAGCTGGTGTCCACCCAACTCGTCGAGGACACCGTGGTCTTCGTCAAGGGCCGCCTCGACAAGCGGGAGGACATCCCGCGGCTGGTGGCCATGGAGATGATGGTCCCCGACCTCTCGGAGGCCGGCACCAACGCCCCCGTGACGATCACCATTCCGACGGTCAAGGTCACCCCGCCGATGGTCGAGAAGCTGGGCGAGGTGCTCAGCAGCCACCGTGGCTCCACGGAGGTGCGGATCAAGCTCCAGGGCGCGCGCAAGACGACCGTGCTCCGGCTGGACCGGCACCGGGTCACGCCCGACCCGTCGCTGTTCGGCGACCTCAAGGTGCTGCTCGGCCCGTCCTGCCTGGCGGGCTGACCACCGGCCGTCGGCCTCCGGACGCCGCGAGACGGCCGGGCCCCGGACGACAGGCCCTAACCCGAGGGGCGCGCCCGTAGTGGACGCGCCCCTCAACCTCTGTGCGGCGTGGAACAGTTGAGATCAGTTGTGACCGAAGCGCCGCTGGTGCTTACGTGCAACATCCGCCGGGCTGCCCTGCGCCTGCGATCGCGACTGGGACTGTGCCTCCAGGCTCGACTTCCGGGCTTCCTGCTCGCCGCGCTCGGCCGCGGAAGCCGTCTTCTGCTGCTGACTGCGGTCCTGCTTCTTGTCCTTGGCCATGACCGTGCCTCCTGAGGGGGAATCCGGGATCGGGGCCGGAACCAGACTTACACGACGGACAGAGCGCTGCATTTCGGGCAATTACCCTGCGTTAAAGGGTTGATCACACGCTGTACTCAAGATTCTTGCCGAATCCGCCACGCCGAAGATCGAGTTCGGGCAGTTAACGCCCGCACGGTCGGGCAGACTCGAAGGACAACCGAAGAAAAACTCGTGCCACGGGCCGAGCCGGGGGGCGACCGGACATCAGCACCTCAGGGAAGAGGGTGGATCGTGGATCGCTGTGTCGTCCTGGTGGACGCCGGGTATTTGCTCGGCGCCGCGGCGAGCCTGCTCGCCGGAGAGCCCGCCCGTTCCCGGATCGCGGTGGATCACGCCGCCCTCATCCAGGGCCTGCGGCAGCGCGCCGAGGCGGACACCGAGCGCCCACTGCTGCGGATCTACTGGTTCGACGGCGCCCCCGACCGCGTCCCGCAACCGGAGCACCGCAGGCTGCGGGTGATGCCCCGGGTCACCGTCCGGCTCGGCGCCCTGACCCGCAGTGACGGACGCTGGGCGCAGAAGGGCGTGGACGCCGCCATGCACGCCGAGCTGACCGAACTCGCCCGTAACCGCGCCTGCTCCGACATCGTCCTGGTCACCGGCGACGGCGACCTCCTGCCCGGCCTGATGTCCGCCAAGGAGCACGGCGTCGCCGTCCACCTCTGGGCCGTCCAGGCCGCCGACGGCGACTACAACCAGTCCGAGGACCTGGTCGCCGAGGCCGACGAGCGGCGGGTGCTGGACCGGACCTGGATCACCCGCGCGGTCCGCGCCAAGGAACTCGGCGGCCCCTGCGCCCCGCCGCCGGCACCGCGCCCCGAGATCGCCGCGATCCTCTCCGCCCCGCTGCCCGAGTCCGCGGTCGCTGCCGCGGCAGCCGCGGCAGCCGCCGCCTCCG includes:
- a CDS encoding thioredoxin domain-containing protein, whose product is MSNRNNQANKQAARERLRAERERQAKKDKIRRQLIVGGAIVGVLAIAGGIGVAVSSMDGGSGSASAGDSTDWAKAAKAPLTKPHNTSGKNGTTVVVGKKDAKNTLNLFEDPRCPGCAAFEQTVGATVEKDIKDGKYKASYHLGTFLDANLKGTGSKNALSALGAALDVSPDAFLKYKYALYSKEFHPDETGPDKFADDSYLIKVADTIPALKGNAAFQKAVKSGTYDRWAMEMSDAFSAVKDVTSTPTIKLNDTVLGTDSPQGKVAPSSVAAFNSMVDKALKK
- a CDS encoding DUF2252 domain-containing protein, translated to MPSQHAPAQDAEQRGEEILAVFDTAFGELLAADPAAFRVKFRKMAASAFAFYRGTACLFYRDLEAARDDDGRDGGPYLDEQTGRVWIHGDLHAENFGTYMDSTGRLIFNVNDFDEAYVGPFTWDLKRFAASVALIGYAKALSDKQITDLVRTYAAAYRERIHALASGTKSSDRDELPPFTLDTAEGPLLGALRDARSLTRFGLLDSMTEIRDFERRFAPGGGSVELDAATRYKVLAAFDGYLETLPESSLDRPDSYRVKDVVGRRGIGIGSAGLPSYNILLEGNSDALENDVVIYMKQAQTPAVSRHITDPAVRGYFQHEGHRTVISQRALQDHADPWLGWTELDGAGQLVAEISPYAVDLDWSDIDDPEEIAAVVADLGRATATMHAAADDESGHSLVPFSTERAIDAAIAADEDGFASLLVDFAHSYGARARHDHQIFVDLFRNGQIPGL
- the dnaE gene encoding DNA polymerase III subunit alpha; the protein is MAAPSRPPFTHLHVHTQYSLLDGAARLSDMFKACNEMDMTHIAMSDHGNLHGAYDFFHSAQKAGVTPIIGIEAYVAPESRRLKRKVQWGQPHQKRDDVSGSGGYTHKTIWAANKTGLHNLFRLSSDAYAEGWLQKWPRMDKETIAQWSEGLIASTGCPSGELQTRLRLGQFDEALKSASEYQDIFGKDRYFLELMDHGIEIERRVRDGLLEIGKKLDIPPLVTNDSHYTYAHESTAHDALLCIQTGKNLSDPDRFRFDGTGYYLKSTDEMYAIDSSDAWQQGCANTFLVAEQIDTSGMFEKRDLMPKFDIPQGFTEVTWFQEEVRVGMQRRFPDGVPEDRQKQAEYEMDIIIQMGFPGYFLVVADFIMWAKNNGIAVGPGRGSAAGSIVAYAMGITDLDPITHGLIFERFLNPERVSMPDVDIDFDERRRVEVIRYVTEKYGADKVAMIGTYGKIKAKNAIKDSARVLGYPYAMGDRLTKAMPADVLGKGIDLSGITDPQHPRYSEAGEIRGMYENEPDVKKVIDTAKGVEGLVRQMGVHAAGVIMSSEPIVDHAPVWVRHTDNVTITQWDYPQCESLGLLKMDFLGLRNLTIMDDAVKMVRKNKGVELEMLTVPLDDPKTYEMLCRGDTLGVFQFDGGPMRSLLRLMKPDNFEDISAVSALYRPGPMGMDSHTNYALRKNGLQEITPIHPELEEPLKEVLGLTHGLIVYQEQVQKAAQIIAGYSLGEADILRRVMGKKKPEELAKNFVLFQEGARKNGFSDQAIQALWDVLVPFAGYAFNKAHSSAYGLVTYWTAYLKANYPAEYMSALLTSVRDDKDKSAVYLNECRRMGIKVLPPNVNESEANFAAQGDDVILFGLTAVRNVGQNVVDSIIRCRKAKGKYLSFPDYLDKVDAVVCNKRTTESLIKAGAFDEMGHTRKGLTAHYEPMIDNVVQVKRKEAEGQFDLFGGMGDDSADEGPGFGLDIEFSDIEWDKTYLLAQEREMLGLYVSDHPLFGLEHVLSDKADAAIAQLTGGDYSDGSIVTIGGIISGLQRKMTKQGNAWAIATVEDLAGSIDCMFFPATYQLVSTQLVEDTVVFVKGRLDKREDIPRLVAMEMMVPDLSEAGTNAPVTITIPTVKVTPPMVEKLGEVLSSHRGSTEVRIKLQGARKTTVLRLDRHRVTPDPSLFGDLKVLLGPSCLAG
- a CDS encoding NYN domain-containing protein; the encoded protein is MDRCVVLVDAGYLLGAAASLLAGEPARSRIAVDHAALIQGLRQRAEADTERPLLRIYWFDGAPDRVPQPEHRRLRVMPRVTVRLGALTRSDGRWAQKGVDAAMHAELTELARNRACSDIVLVTGDGDLLPGLMSAKEHGVAVHLWAVQAADGDYNQSEDLVAEADERRVLDRTWITRAVRAKELGGPCAPPPAPRPEIAAILSAPLPESAVAAAAAAAAAASGPEAAEHPHEHNSANGVSRPPAGTASAPAAADDPGAAGSRGVPTPKDLAGLGRAHAAGQGIAGPGGSAGPGGTAPQAPAAGATLRWSSDKGWVERGGPVGEPSETAALPTLAQLTSAEQRWADREEDITAVSGDPFEVGQVFARRWTDRLSDTTHLQQLSTEYPRIPHRIDGELLRYAARFGLLAHKDDQIDEHDRYAIRAGFWREVDLRTAAEHAPAGD